From Arachis stenosperma cultivar V10309 chromosome 2, arast.V10309.gnm1.PFL2, whole genome shotgun sequence, one genomic window encodes:
- the LOC130962814 gene encoding uncharacterized protein LOC130962814 has product MSKALSIDYIVVDVSSAYNALLGRTTLNQLTAVVSTPHLCMKFPIPEGIATIKGDQKLSRRCYNESLNLKGNSIGKETNTIELGGTQAREKLRPQPEGETKEVQVGDTQDKITNIGVNLKGNLKELLINFLRENSDLFAWKAADIPGIDPGLICLKLAVYPGSRPVQQKCRKLGPERSQAVEELVQALLEAGFIREFKYPLWLANVVLVKKSNGRWQMCTDYTDLKKACPKDPYSLPNIDTLVDASSGYKYLSFMDAYLGYN; this is encoded by the coding sequence ATGTCCAAAgcactaagcatcgactacatcgTAGTCGACGTAAGCTCTGCATACAACGCCCTcctaggtcggacaacgttaaatcagctCACCGCAGTAGTCTCTACTCCACAcctatgcatgaaattcccaatcCCGGAAGGGATAGCCACCATAAAAGGAGACCAAAAACTTTCACGACgttgttacaacgaaagtctgaaTCTTAAAGGCAACTCCATAGGAAAAGAAACTAACACTATAGAACTCGGGGGAACCCAAGCTCGCGAAAAACTTCGCCCTCAACCGGAAGGCGAGACTAAAGAAGTTCAAGTCGGAGATACtcaagataaaataacaaacataggggtaAACCTAAAAGGAAACCTAAAGGAGCTGCTGATAAATTTcctaagggagaattccgacttatttgcatggaaggccgcagacataCCCGGCATTGATCCCGGACTAATTTGCCTTAAACTAGCAGTGTACCCTGGATCTCGGCCAGTGCAACAGAAATGCAGAAAGCTCGGCCCGGAGAGATCGCAAGCCGTGGAAGAATTGGTGCAGGCCTTACTAGAGGCAGGGTTTATAAGGGAGTTTAAGTACCCATTATGGCTGGCCAATGTCGTACTGGTCAAAAAGTCAAATGGAAGGTGGCAGATGTGCACTGATTACACCGACCTCAagaaagcctgcccaaaagatccatATTCACTCCCGAATATAGACACCCTAGTCGACGCCTCGTCGGGATACAAGTACCTTTCCTTCATGGACGCTTACTTGGGGTACAACTGA